In the genome of bacterium, the window TGGCAAGAGCAACAAGGACTTGCGGCTTGTGGTGCGGTACAAGGTTGGGGAGAACAAGGATCGTAAGCCGCCGAAGATCAAACTCTTTGACTTGCTGGACATTTCTGCGACTCGTCCGCGCGAGGAAGACAGCAAGCGGCGAGAGGAGTTCTACGAGGACGAAAAGAACCGCGGAATGAACCTGCTCTCTGATGCCGACTATTATTATGATGGTCGGCACCTCACCATCCTTATCTACGACCCCGCGCCGTAGAAACGCAATTTGAGAAGACGCGACCCCGCCAATCTTACAGGAAGGCGGGGTTTCTATTTGTGTTTTTTGTATTTTCTGGTATCATATATGCGAACCTTGAAAACTTCATAAACTCTTTTGTAAGGGAGTCATCCCGTGGACAAGCGCTCGATTCGTCGGCGCGAGTTCACCGGGATTCGTCGGTGGCTTGCGCAAAGGTTTGCATGTCTGAATGATGTGCAGGGGTATGTGCCACACGTGGACCCGAAGCGCACGGATTGCCTGTATTTGCCGCGCGAGTTTTCGGCGGCGGAAACATGGAGCCGTGAAACGCTGGAGGTTGCGGCATTCACATTGCTCTGCGTTATCATCAGTTCTTTGGCCATCGCGTGGCGATGGGGAATCGGTGGCATTGCGGTTGCGGTGAGCGTCGCCGGAGGTCTCTTCTACATCACGACGATCTGCGTCCGGCTCTACCTCACGTTTGTTTCATTGTTTCGCGGGAAACCGGAGACAGGTGACGCGTGCGAAGAAGAAAAGCCCGGCGATGTTCCGGTGTACAGCATTCTGGTGCCGCTCTATCACGAAGAACGGGTGATTCCGGGATTGCTCAAAGCGCTCACCGCGCTGGATTGGCCAAGGGAGTTGCTGGAAATCCTGCTCGTGGTGGATAGCGATGACGAGCTGACGATCGCTGTGCTCAAGCGGATGAAGCTACCGAAACACATTCGCGTCATCGCGGTGAGGCCCGACCCGTACCTGCGTTCCAAGCCACGCGTGTTGAACGCCGCGCTCTGCCTTGCAAAAGGGGAGTTTGTCGTCGTTTACGACGCGGAAGACCGTCCGGAGCGTGACCAGCTCAAAAAGGCATGGCGTATGTTCCGGCGGTATCCGAACATCGCATGCCTTCAGGCGCGGCTTGATTACTACAACGAATCGCAAAACGTGCTCACGCGGTGGTTTGTGGCGGAATACGCGGCATGGTTCGGATACACTTTGCCCGCACTCAGCGCCCTGAAACTGCCGGTGCCGCTAGGCGGAACATCTAATCATTTCCGCGCGGCGACGCTCAAAACCATCGGCGGATGGGATCCGTATAATGTAACCGAGGACTGCGACATGGGCATGCGCATCTATCGCCTGAAAGGCCGATGCGCAACGCTCATGCTTAACTCCACGACTTACGAAGAAGCAAGCGCGGACATTCGGAACTGGATTTGTCAGCGAAGACGTTGGATCAAAGGATTCTTCCAGACGTTCATTGTGCATGTCCGACATCCCGTACAGGCCATACGGAACTTCGGCGTGCGGGGATTCGCCGCGTTCACCTTTTGCACGTTCGGTGGGTCGGTCGTGCATCTCGTGAACATCGTGTTCTGGTCGCTGTTTGTCGTGTGGCTGTGCGGGGGAAACGCGCTCATCGCGCCGTTTTTCCCGCCCTTCGTGCGTGGCATGCACCTCTTCGCGTTCATCTTCGGCAACGTCTCGCTCGTCCTCTTGCACGTGCTCGTGGCACTCAAGGAGCGACGCTACATAACGGCGCTTGTTTCCGTCTTCATGCCGCTCTACTGGGGGCTGATGGCGGTTGCGGTCGTGCAAGGGTTCTACCAGTTGCTCACGAAGCCGCATCACTGGGACAAGACCCACCATTGGGGAGAGTTTCTTAACGACAGCGAATAACGGGTACGCACTGCGTGTGTGCCCGTTATTGATTTTTAACGCCCGGCTCTTGCGTTTTTTTGCGCGGCGGACTAGAGTAAAAAACAGTGTTTAGTTGTCTTCTTTTGTGAAGAGGAGGTTTGTGATGATGAAGGCAAAGAAGCCGGGATACCGTCGGATGGACATTGGTCCCAGTGCGGAAGATCGCGCCATGCTGACCAACGTCTTCGGAGACGTATTGGAGAAGAGGGAGTTGTGTGACGCCTACTTCCTCTTGTGGGATGCGAGGAGCGTCACCCCGTTCCATCACCACGGCAACTCGGAGGGGCTGATTCAGGTGGTCTCCGGGACGCTCTTCGAAGAGCGCTACAGCATGAAGACGAAGGAGCTGTTCGGACAGCGCGCCGTGGGAAGCGCCGGCAAGACCTTCCTGGAGCTCCCGCAGTTCATCCAGCGCATGGGGAACATGGGGGACGAGAAGGCGCTGTCGCTGCATGTTTTCCTCAAAGGTCCGATGAAGATGGAGGAGTTTGACCCCAAACTCTTCCTGCAGGCGCCGCCGCTTCCGTGGATGTAGTGGTGAAGTCGGAGGTGACCGATGAGAAAGAAGGAGCGCAGGTAGAGCAGAACGCGCAGACGACGGTTACCTTCGGTGACCGTCGTTTTGCTTTTTATACGCCCGCGTGTGATACTATCATCGTGAAACAGCGTTATTGGTTGATTTTGATACTTGTAGCCGCCGCCTTCTTACGGCTCTATAACCTCGGAAGCGGTGACCCCGTAAACGACGAGGTATTTTCGGCGTTTCGGGGCATAGCAATGATGGACTTTGATGAAGCGGAATTTCAAACAACGCCGCTGGAGTGGTTTGACGCGAAAGATCCCGCGAACGGTCGCTGGTGGATGAATCTTTCTTTCCACGACCATCCGCCGCTCGTGTTTGCGGTTCAGCATGTGTTCATGCGCGTGTTCGGTGAAAATAATTTCGCGTTTCGTCTCCCGTCCGCGCTTCTTGGTATTGCCTCCGTTTATCTGCTTTATGCCGTAGGCGTGCTGCTCTTTGCGCCGAATGTCGGCGTGATAGCTGCAGCGCTCATGGCGGTGACGCTCAATCATGTCTACGTCTCGCGCGTCGGGTTGCAGGAATCGTATGTGATTTTCTTTATACTTCTTACTTCATACTTTTTTATTCGCGCGTTGAAGAACGGCCGAGACTTCATGTGGGCCGGTGTCGCCTTCGGTTTAGGGCTGCTCGCAAAATATACCGTCGCCGTCATTGCGCCGATACTGGTGACCTACGCGGCTCTCTTTCGGCGTGACGTGTTCCGGAATAAATTTTTCTGGCTTGGCGGCCTCGCCGCGCTTGCCATCTTCAGTCCGGTGATTCTTTACAACATTGGCCTATATCAAGCGACCGGACATTTCGATTTTCAACTTTCATATATAGTCGGCCAGGATCCGGAGGTTTGGAGTGTCGCGCCGGGTAAAAACATCGGCACGCTCGGCGATCGCATTGCGAATTTCATCCCGCGCCTCATCGCGACAAACTCATGGCTGTTTCTCGCGCTCTTTGGTATTGCGGTAGTAGTATTCTTTACAAGAGCCGCGCTTTCTTATGCTAATGTTCTCAAGAACATTAGCATAAGAACATCCGAGTGGTTCCTCATTATTGCGCTTTTTTGGACTACGCTGCTTATCCTGAAAATCGGGCCATCGTACCGGTTTTTGACGATGCTCACGCCGTGGATGGCACTTGTCGTCGCCGTGATGTTTGTTGCCGTCTATGCTCGCGCGCAAGGCGCATCGTTTGGCGCCGCTATGTTTGTCGTATGCTCCATTATCCTCGCGTGGGAAACTGCCTACGCGGTAAATAACGAACTCGCCAATTATCCGCATGGTTCAACACCGCTTTTTGCCTCTAAAGTCCGTTACGAAAATTATAATTGGGGCTATAACGAGCTGGGGGATTACTTTGCAAACGAATTTGCGGGAAAAGCACCTGCGATTACCTTTGACGTGCGCTACCGTTTTCTTGAAAGATTGCGCGATGAGGCGCTCGCGAAAGCAAATGCCGAGGGAGCGCTGCTCTACCCCGCGTTTGTCGTCGCTGAAGGCAATTTTGACCACGGCGCGAAATTGTGGGTGCTTGACCGGCTGAACATTTACCACGCGTGGCCGATTATTTCCGGTGATACGTATCGCCAATATCTGAAAGACCATGGCGTGGATTATTTTGCCCGCGTCGGATTCAAAAATTATTATTTCATCATGCCGACAAACTCTGTTCTTCCGGCCGACCTTCGTCCGTTGACCGAAGGTACGGAAGAGGTGAATATAAAGAATAAGCGCGGCGATGTGGCGTTTAAGGTTTACGTCGGCGCCCTGTAGAATCAATCCTTACTAACAGGTATTCCTTCGACAAGCTCAGGAAATAATAGTCCCTGAGTTTATCGAAGGGCAACAATATGATACCGCGTCTTTCCATAATAATTCCAACTTATAATGAACGCGAAAATATCCCAACGTTGTTGCGGAAGATTTTTGACGTTTTGAAAGACGCGAGTATTGATGGCGAGGTGATTGTGGTTGATGATAATTCTCCCGACGGCACAGGTGTGTTGCTTGACGACCTTGCAAAAGATTATTCCCTGAGCTTGTCGAAGGGCCACCAATCACTTCGAGTGCTGCATCGTGCGGGTAAATTAGGACTTTCTTCTGCGGCACTTGAAGGGTTCGCGGCTGCGAAGGGCGATATTCTTGCCGTGATGGACGCGGACTTCAGCCATCCGCCGGAAAAACTGCCGGAGATGTTCCGGTTGGTTGAGAGTGGAGCCGCCGACATGGTCATCGGCAGCCGGTACATTCCGGGCGGAAAAATCATCGGCTGGGGCTGGTATCGCAAACTGCTTTCATGGGGCGCGACGCTCCTTTCGCGGCCATTCACGCGCGTGAAGGATACGATGACCGGATATTTTATGGTGAAGCGAACGTGCATCGCGGACGATATGGCGAACGGCGTGTTTAATCCGCGCGGCTTCAAAATTCTTTTGGAAATTCTCGTGAAGGGAAAATGCAAGAACGTGCGTGAAGTGCCGATAGTGTTCGTCAACCGCACCGCTGGCAAAAGCAAAAACGGCCCGCGCGAAATTTTCGCGTATTTGAAGAATCTGTGGGGCTACTTGCGTCAGTGAATAATGAAAAGTGAATAGTGAAAAATGATGGGTTGTCATCGCGACCTCGACGAAATGCCGAGAGTAATCTTGCGCTACCTTACTCTACTATTACGCGGTCGCGTAATAGTAGAGTAACGCCATTCTCTACAGTCGCGGAGTTGAATGATATTTTTTATGCACTAGACGGCCACTTACCAGTTGTTACCATAAACAGCAGTAGTTCGTTTGCTCTTCGGAGCAGAAAGGAGGCTCGTATGAGCCGGAGAAAGAATCGCGGGGACGCTACTCCTGTGCCGCTCCTGTTTGGGATGCTCATCGTGGGTGCGGTAGTCGCCGTTGTCGGAATCGTGTACTTCGCATGGCAGGATCGTGCGAAGATCAACGCGCAGCCGGCAGTCACGACTCCGGCGCCGACGCAATCCGACACGCAACCGGAGGCGACGAAGCCGAAGGAAGATCCGAAGCCGAAGGAGAAGCCGAAAGGCGATACGG includes:
- a CDS encoding glycosyltransferase → MDKRSIRRREFTGIRRWLAQRFACLNDVQGYVPHVDPKRTDCLYLPREFSAAETWSRETLEVAAFTLLCVIISSLAIAWRWGIGGIAVAVSVAGGLFYITTICVRLYLTFVSLFRGKPETGDACEEEKPGDVPVYSILVPLYHEERVIPGLLKALTALDWPRELLEILLVVDSDDELTIAVLKRMKLPKHIRVIAVRPDPYLRSKPRVLNAALCLAKGEFVVVYDAEDRPERDQLKKAWRMFRRYPNIACLQARLDYYNESQNVLTRWFVAEYAAWFGYTLPALSALKLPVPLGGTSNHFRAATLKTIGGWDPYNVTEDCDMGMRIYRLKGRCATLMLNSTTYEEASADIRNWICQRRRWIKGFFQTFIVHVRHPVQAIRNFGVRGFAAFTFCTFGGSVVHLVNIVFWSLFVVWLCGGNALIAPFFPPFVRGMHLFAFIFGNVSLVLLHVLVALKERRYITALVSVFMPLYWGLMAVAVVQGFYQLLTKPHHWDKTHHWGEFLNDSE
- a CDS encoding glycosyltransferase family 39 protein, translating into MDVVVKSEVTDEKEGAQVEQNAQTTVTFGDRRFAFYTPACDTIIVKQRYWLILILVAAAFLRLYNLGSGDPVNDEVFSAFRGIAMMDFDEAEFQTTPLEWFDAKDPANGRWWMNLSFHDHPPLVFAVQHVFMRVFGENNFAFRLPSALLGIASVYLLYAVGVLLFAPNVGVIAAALMAVTLNHVYVSRVGLQESYVIFFILLTSYFFIRALKNGRDFMWAGVAFGLGLLAKYTVAVIAPILVTYAALFRRDVFRNKFFWLGGLAALAIFSPVILYNIGLYQATGHFDFQLSYIVGQDPEVWSVAPGKNIGTLGDRIANFIPRLIATNSWLFLALFGIAVVVFFTRAALSYANVLKNISIRTSEWFLIIALFWTTLLILKIGPSYRFLTMLTPWMALVVAVMFVAVYARAQGASFGAAMFVVCSIILAWETAYAVNNELANYPHGSTPLFASKVRYENYNWGYNELGDYFANEFAGKAPAITFDVRYRFLERLRDEALAKANAEGALLYPAFVVAEGNFDHGAKLWVLDRLNIYHAWPIISGDTYRQYLKDHGVDYFARVGFKNYYFIMPTNSVLPADLRPLTEGTEEVNIKNKRGDVAFKVYVGAL
- a CDS encoding polyprenol monophosphomannose synthase is translated as MIPRLSIIIPTYNERENIPTLLRKIFDVLKDASIDGEVIVVDDNSPDGTGVLLDDLAKDYSLSLSKGHQSLRVLHRAGKLGLSSAALEGFAAAKGDILAVMDADFSHPPEKLPEMFRLVESGAADMVIGSRYIPGGKIIGWGWYRKLLSWGATLLSRPFTRVKDTMTGYFMVKRTCIADDMANGVFNPRGFKILLEILVKGKCKNVREVPIVFVNRTAGKSKNGPREIFAYLKNLWGYLRQ